In Paenibacillus dendritiformis, the DNA window GATTTCGTCCAGCTCGATCCGGTACCCGCGGATTTTGACCTGGTGGTCGATCCGGCCCAGGTATTCGATGTTGCCGTCCGGCAGCCAAGCCCCCAAGTCGCCCGAGCGGTACAGCTTCTCCCCCTCCGCAAACGGGGAATCGACGAACTTCTCCGCCGTCAGATCCGGACGGTTCAGGTATCCTCTCGCCAGGCCTTCCCCGGCCACGTACATTTCGCCCGCTACGCCGATCGGCACTGGGCGGCGGTTTTCATCCAGGACGTACACCTTCAGCGTCGGGATCGGCTTGCCGATATTGCTCTTCGCCGCCTCCATTTCGACCCGCGTAATTTCCTTATACGTCACGTGAACCGTCGTCTCGGTAATGCCGTACATATTGATCAGCTTCGTCTCCGGGTACTTCGTCTTGAAGCCCTTGAGCAGCAGCGGACTCAGCGCTTCGCCCCCGAAGATGACGTTGCGAATCCGCAGATCGTACGGATGATCCGCCAAGACCTCACGCAGCAGCTGGTAGAAGTACGTTGGCGTCTGGTTCAAAATCGTGACCTGTTCGCGGCCCAGCAGCGCCAGGAAATCGGCCGGATTTTTCGCCGTGAGCGGCGGTACGATGACCAGCTTGCCTCCGTACAGCAGCGCTCCGTACATTTCCCAGACGGAGAAATCGAAGCAGAACGAGTGGAACAGCGTCCACGTGTCGGACGGCCCGAAGTCGAACAGGTTCTTTTCGTTGAACAGGAGGCGCACCACGTTCTTATGCTCGATCAGCGTTCCTTTCGGTCTGCCGGTCGTTCCCGACGTGTAGATGACATAAGCCAGGTTGCCCGGTCCGGAAATCGGTTCCAGGTTCAAAGCGTCCAGCGCACCTTCGGAGTCCGCCCCTCTGTCGCCCCAAACGAAATCATCCAATTCGAGGCGCGTTCCTGCGAAGTCGGTCTTCTCGTGCAGATGCTTTTGAATCAGCAATAACGGCGCGCCCGAATCCTCGATCATGAAGCGGATGCGCTCCTCCGGGTAGTCGGGATCGACAGGCACGTAGGCTCCGCCCGCTTTGAGAATCGCCAGAATGCCGACGACCATATCGAGCGAGCATTCGGCCAGAATCGCTACCAGCTGGTCCGCTTCTACTCCCGTCTCCCGCAGCTTCCGCGCAAGGCGGTTGGATCGCTCGTTCAGCTCGCGGTAGGTCAGCTGCCGCTCGTTCATGACGGCGGCCACGTTGTCCGGGTAAAGCTCTGCCTGCTCTTCGAACAAGCCATGAATCGTCTGCTGCCGCGGGTAGTCCGCCTCCGAATCGTTGAAACCGCGCACCAGCTCGCGGATTTCCTCCTCCGTGAGCATTTCCAGCGAGGCAATATCCCCGTCCGGCGCTGCTGCGATGGTTTCTAACAGCTTGTCATAATGTTTGGCGAACCGCTCCGCGGTCTCCTGTTTATACAAAGCCGTTGCGTACTCCAACCGGCATTCGAGCTGACCATCCAGCTCCGAAATGTCTAGGAGCAGCTCGAACTTGGATGTTCGGTTTTCCAGCGGATAAAACGATTGCTCCAGACCCTCGACGACAATTTGCTCGTTCTCCGTATTTTGCAGGGAGAAGAACGTATCAAAGAGCGGATTCCGACCAGTCGCGCGCGGAATGTGAAGACTTTCCACCAAGTCTTCAAACAAATAATTTTGGTGTTCGAAAGCCCCGAGCGTGATGTCCTTGATTTCTTCCAGGTACGAAAGGTACGGCTTGGAACGCTCCGGACGGCTGCGAATGGCCAGCGTATTGATAAACATTCCTACGATCGGCTGCACTTCTTCCTGCGTTCTTCCGGCAATCGGCGTTCCGACGATCAGATCTTCCTGACCCGAATATTTATGCATAAGGATGGAGTAAGCCGACAGCAGCACCATGTACAGGGTCGTCCCCGTCCGTGCCGCCAGCTCCTTCAGCTTCTCCGTCCGCTCTTTCCCGATATAAAACTTCACGGTCCGGCCATCAAAGCTTTGCACCGCTGGCCGCGGGAAGTCCGTCGGCAGCTCCAAGACCGGCAGCTCGCCTGACAATTGTTCCAGCCAGTACTCCTTCTGCGGCTGGAGCATCTGCCCGTAAGCTTCGGAATGCTGCCAAACGGCATAATCTTTGTATTGAATGCGCAGCGGAGCCAGCTCTTCGCCCCGATACAGGCGGCTGAACTCGTCGAAGAGCAGCGCTGTCGATATGCCGTCCGAGACGATATGGTGCATATCGAACAGCAGAATGTGGCGATCCTCGGCGACTTCGATCAGGCCGATGCGGAGAAGTGGCGGCTTGGTCAGATCAAACGGGCGATAGTAAGCTTCCACCACTTGGTCCACTTCCCGCTCGCTCGCCTGGAAATAATCCACAGCAAACTCCACCTCGTCATAGATGCGCTGCACAAGCTCGCCTTGAACCTGCTCGATCCCGGTACGCAGCGTCTCATGGCGCTGAATCAGCGCCCGGAATGCGTGCTCGGCGCGCATGCGGTCCAGCTTGCCTTCGAGAAGAAGCGCCGCCGACATATTGTAGCTGCGCTCGGCCCCCTCAAGCTGGCGCAGGACGTACAGACGCTTTTGCTCGGATGAAACCGGATAGTACTCGGCCTCAGCCGCCTTTGTAATTTCATACGTCTCCTGCTGCTTTAAACCGCCGATTCTTTGGGCCAGCTGTTTGATCGTGGTGTAGCGGAAAACGTCCCGCAGCGGAACCTCGACTTGCAGCTCTTTCCGAATCTTGGAAACCAGCGTGGAGGCCCGCAAGGAATGACCACCCAGGTCAAAGAAATCGTCTTCGATTCCAACTCGCGCAATACCCAGCACCTGCTGCCAAATGAGAGCAAGTCTTGTTTCCAGCGTTGTGCGAGGAGCCACATACTCACGGCCTGCTTCTACCTCTCCGGTCGGTTCAGGCAGCGCTTTACGGTCAATTTTGCCGTTCGGAGTAAGTGGAAGCTTATCAAGAGACACCAGCCGGGCCGGGATCATATGGGTCGGCAGCTCTTGCTTCAATTGGGACAGCAGATCGCTCAGCTGCAAGGAAGCATCCGCCGCCACGTAGCCGCACAAATACTTTTGCCCCTGTTCATCCGTACGGTCAGTCACCACAGCCTGCTTGACGCCCGGGAAACGCAGCAGGGCCGTTTCAATTTCGCCGAGTTCAATCCGGAACCCGCGAATTTTCACCTGATAGTCGATCCGGCCGATGAAGTCAACGTTGCCGTCTTCCAGCCAGCGGGCCAAATCGCCTGTACGGTACAGACGTTCGCCCGGCACAAACGGGCTGTCCACAAATTTCTCGGCGTTAAGGTCCGGACGGTTCCAGTACCCGCGGGCCACCCCGGCGCCGCCGATGACAAGCTCGCCCGGAACCCCTACAGGAACCGGATTTAAAGCGGAATCGACAATGTAAAACCGGGCGTTCAGCCAAGCTTTGCCGATCGGCACATGGCCCGATGGCGGCAGCTTGTCCAGCGTCTCATCGTAAAAGCTGCTGTCAATGGCCGCTTCGGTAACGCCATAGCTGTTGATGATGCGGAATTGTCCGCCGAATCTTTCCTGCAGCAACCGGTAATCGGTGACACTGCAAGCATCCGAGCTGGTAATCAGCAACTGCATGGAGCTAACGTCCAGCCCTTCTTCATAAATATGCTGCATGAACGGCAGGATGAGCGCAGGCGTCGATTCGAATACCGTAATGTCTTGCTCCCGAATCCAGCCGTATAAGCGGTTCGGATCAATCCGGTCGTCCTTCGGCACAATCACCATCGTGCCTCCGTTATACAGCGTCCGCGCGATGTCTCCGACGAACACGTCAAACGAGAAGCTGGCCAGCTGCAGCAGCCGCACCGGGAACTGATCCAAGCGGTACTCGCGGCGATACGCATCCGCCGTATTCACGAGACTGCCGTGCTCGATCATGACGCCTTTCGGGCGTCCCGTCGTACCCGAGGTGTAAATGACATAAGCCAAGTCTTGCGGGGCGCTGCCGGCAGATTCAAATTCCCTGGCTAAGGCATCCCCCTTATAAATATGTTCATCGTCCATGGCATAGACAGCTTGAAGCTTCAGCCGGTCATCGGCCAACCAACCTTCGGCCCGCTCCAACAGATGACGCTGCGTAAGCAGCACCGATGCTTCGCTATCGCTGAGCATATACTCAATCCGCTCCGCTGGATAATCGGGATCCAGCGGTACATAGGCTCCGCCTGCTTTCCACACGGCGAGCACCCCGACCAGCAGTTCCACCGAACGCTCCGCCCAGATCCCCGTAATCGTCTCCCTTCCTACGCCCTGTTCGCGAAGGAGAGAAGCCAGCCGCTCGGCGCGTTCGTTCAATTCGCCGTAGGTCAGCTGCTTGTCCATGTAGACGACTGCCGGATGATCCGGAATTTCCCGGACAAACTTTTCAACATACCGATGAAAGGCTTCCCACTCGCTCAGCCCTGTCACCGGCGGATTAAAAACGCCCAGAATGCGGTGCCTCTCCTCATCGCTCAGCAGAGAAATCTCGCGTACCGGCAGTTCTGGAGTCTGAAGAAACTGATCCAGAACGGTTACATACTGTTCCATAATCCGATCAATCTCGGCCGTCTCGAACAAGCCGGTACGATAGGAAGCATGGAGAATGACATGGCCTTCAGTCAGCATATGGTCGAAGCGCAGCAGCAGATCATCCATCTCGTGCTTAGCGAAGTGAGCCTCCAGGCGTACCTTGATTTCTTCGTATTCCACGATTTTCAAAGGCAGATATTCCAGAGACGTGCGGAACAGCCCCGAAAGATCATTGCGACCGTGTTGTTCGCGTAAATCCTGGATCAATTGGTTATAAGGGTATTTCTGATGCCGCAGATCCGCCGTATTCTCCTTGGAAACCGCTTGGATCAAGGAAAGCACGTCCCCGTCTGGATTCAGATGAATCCGCGTAGCCACGGTGCTGACGAACATCCCGATCGTTTCTTTTTCCTTTTTGCTGGTGCGATTGGCGAAAACCGTGCCAACCGGAACATCGGTGCTGTCGGTCAGCTTGTACAATAAGGCGTACATGGCAGACAGAAATAACGTATATAAGCTGACCTGATATTGTTCGCTGAAGGCCAAAATGCGTTCATACCGGGAACCGTCCAAAGTGATGGACAGTTTATTGGATTCGCTGCCGATCGCGAATGGCGGATATGATTTAATGCCGGTCGTTTCAGGCAAAGTGCTGTACTTCGTCAGCCAGTATTCCTTGCCTTTTTGATAACGCTGCGATTGCTCATATTCACGCTCCGCGGAAATATAATCCAGATAGGAAGGGGCCTGGTAACTGCTGGAGATGCCTTTGCGCAGTTCCAGGTATTTTTCCATCACCGCATGCAGCAAAGCAGTGACGGACAAGCCGTCGGCGATAATATGATTTATCGTCAAATTGAGCCATACCTGGCCGTTCGCGAAATGGATAATCGTAAATTGGTGGAGGTGTTCGTCAAACACGCTGGCCGGCTTTTCGCTTACTTCTTTCACCCAAGCATAGAATTGTTCGGTTGTGCCTATTTCGAGGCGGCTTATCCTGGCTTGGACATTTTCCGGCTCTTCGAACCACTGCGTTGGATTTTGCAAATCTCCGCTAATGCGGATTCGGAAAGCGTCATAGGTTTTGACGATCTCTGCCGCCGCTTGCTCCAGAAGCTGTGTGTCGATCTCGCCCGTAATTTGGTAGGTTGCGGAAAGCATCGTGATGGACGTTCCCGGATTCATAATTTCCATGAACCATATTCGGCGCTGGGCTTGCGTTAATCCATATTGCTTGTTGGTATTCACTTTCACATCGACACCCTCCCGGTTTAGAGATTGTTTGTAGATAGGCTAACCGTACAGCCGGGCGTAATAACCCCCGAGCGCCAGCAGGTCCTGATGGCGGCCCCGCTCGACGACCGTGCCTTGATTCATGACGGTAATCAAATCCGCCTGTTCCACGGTGCTGAGACGGTGGGCAATCAGAATGGTGGTGCGCCCCTTCATCAATTCGTTCAGGGCCTGCTGTACCCAATGCTGGGATTCGTTATCCAGCGCGGAAGTCGCTTCGTCCAGCAGCAGGATCGGGGCGTTTTTGAGAATCGCCCGGGCGATCGCAATTCGCTGCCTTTGTCCGCCCGACAACGACGCTCCTCTCTCTCCCACCGGCGTTTGATAATGTTCAGGAAGTTCCTGAATGAAATGGTGAGCGTATGCCGCTTTGGCCGCCTCGATCACTTCTTCATCCGTTGCATCCGGGTTGCCGTAGCGGATATTTTCCTCAATCGTGCCGGTAAACAAGAACGGCTCCTGCGGAACGTATGCAATCTGCCTGCGGATTTCCTCCAGCGTATAATGGCCGAACGGTTTGCCTTGGAGCAGGATTTCTCCGCTGTCCACAGGATAAAAGCCGAGCAGCAGCTTGATCAGCGTACTTTTGCCGCTGCCGCTGGCCCCCACGATAGCGGCGACCTGGCCGGGAAACACCTGCATCGACATCTCGACAAGCACCTTTTTATCCGCCTGATAGGAAAATTCCACATCTCGAAACTCCACCGCAGCCTCCGACACGAGCTCGCTGTAAGGAGATCCCAAACGCTCCGGTTCCTCTTCCTCTCTTAGTACCTCTTGAATCCGGTGAGCGCCCGCGAGCGAATTTTGGGTCATCGACAGAACCGTCCCCAATTCCAACAAGGCGTGCGTCAGATTCACTTGCAGAACCGCAAGGGCAGCGACGCTTCCCATGCCCATCAGTCCGTAGGCATAAAGAAGACTGCCGATGACGATGATGCCGCAAAACGTGACGTAGCTGATAAAATGGTTCACCGCAGCCTGCATGCCATTCTTCTGCGCGGTTTGCCGAAGCGTCTGCGTCATTTGTTCGTTCAACGCTTCGTACTGGTTGTAAATCGTACGGATGCGGAACAGCTTCACAATTTGAATGCCGCCCATAAAATCTTTGAATTTTTCGGTCATTTTACCGAGTGTTTGCAAGCCTTGTTCGGACAGGGCGCGAATATCCCGCGCAAATTTCAGGCTGACCACGGAGGACAGCAGCAGAATGACGAAGGATACGCCAGCAAACCGCCAATCGATCAACACCATGGAGACAATGGAGCCGATGCAAAAAACAATTTGAAGCAGCAAAACGAAGTAAACCTGCGAAAATGTAAACTCAACGGTCGTTACGTCGTTGTTCACCCGCGACAGCAAGTCCCCATGGTGCGTCTGTTCCAGAAATCTCGGCCGCACCCGGCACAGCTTGTCGTAAAGACGTTCGCGGATATTCAGCACAGTCAGCTCGACACTGCGCTGGTATAAGTAAATGAACCAAGGTGAAATCACATTTTCCAGGAACAGCGCCGCACCCAAAATAATAAAGGCGTCCACCATCAGGGACGTATCTCGAGACACGGCGAAATCAACCAAGTTATGTACGACCAAACTGAAGGCGATCAGGAACAATGTCTGGGTGAGCGCCGTCACGGCCAGGCCAATGGCGTACTGGGTTTTGCGCTTGCGGTTCATAAAGGTCAGCAAGTAGCCGAGTTCTTTCACTTGCGAAAGCCATCCGCCCTTTTTCATGTGTACGCCACCTCCCTGCGTTCGGCAGAATCGGTAAATTCCTGGTAGTACGACTGGGCGTACAGTCCCTTCCTCTCCAGCAATTGTTCATGAGTGCCCTTTTCAACAATATTCCCCTGTTCCATGACCCAAATTTCGTCGGCGTTTTGAACTGTAGAAAGCCGGTGGGCAATAACCATGGTCGTTCTATTCTTCATCAATACGCCCAGCGCTTCCTGAACCGCGCTTTCCGACTCCGGATCAAGAGCCGACGTTGGCTCGTCCAGCAGCAGAACGGGAGCATCCTTCAGAAAAGCCCGGGCCATTGCTATGCGCTGGCGCTGCCCGCCGGACAAAAATCCTCCGCGCTCTCCGACATACGTCTGGTATCCGCCCGCAAGCTGCATAATGAAGGAATGCGCCTGAGCGGCTTTGGCGGCTTCGATAATCTCGTCCATCGACGCATCTTCACGCCCGTAGCCGATATTTTCGGCGATCGTGCCGCTAAA includes these proteins:
- a CDS encoding ABC transporter ATP-binding protein — its product is MKKGGWLSQVKELGYLLTFMNRKRKTQYAIGLAVTALTQTLFLIAFSLVVHNLVDFAVSRDTSLMVDAFIILGAALFLENVISPWFIYLYQRSVELTVLNIRERLYDKLCRVRPRFLEQTHHGDLLSRVNNDVTTVEFTFSQVYFVLLLQIVFCIGSIVSMVLIDWRFAGVSFVILLLSSVVSLKFARDIRALSEQGLQTLGKMTEKFKDFMGGIQIVKLFRIRTIYNQYEALNEQMTQTLRQTAQKNGMQAAVNHFISYVTFCGIIVIGSLLYAYGLMGMGSVAALAVLQVNLTHALLELGTVLSMTQNSLAGAHRIQEVLREEEEPERLGSPYSELVSEAAVEFRDVEFSYQADKKVLVEMSMQVFPGQVAAIVGASGSGKSTLIKLLLGFYPVDSGEILLQGKPFGHYTLEEIRRQIAYVPQEPFLFTGTIEENIRYGNPDATDEEVIEAAKAAYAHHFIQELPEHYQTPVGERGASLSGGQRQRIAIARAILKNAPILLLDEATSALDNESQHWVQQALNELMKGRTTILIAHRLSTVEQADLITVMNQGTVVERGRHQDLLALGGYYARLYG